In Plasmodium relictum strain SGS1 genome assembly, chromosome: 6, one DNA window encodes the following:
- a CDS encoding bromodomain protein, putative: MMYEDFNTLPLIKSIREDDFDQVLEFLEKNYKEYEVKDGEINKKTEILDKQTQATPLFYVTARKSDDESVEISKLLIEKYALCNPTTKDLMKQTCLFYAAREGHINLCNYLIEKGCNPNDSDNFGQTCLFYASREGKTECVRNLIKKGANPNLLDFNKQTCLFYACRDGRYDTVKCLLENGVNPSIKDSQRRTALTFAKGNGHQNIINLLKNANVLNKSINEPHSQSNNLNAVKRNSSCVYGNNYHNESNNNILNAMGDNSNISNIKNEMMDINEVTNMNLNNSTGIINSFCLSNMSSNKSNSFFSDNTIRKKYKLQYRPLEQEDPLLWLDAPLIKIKEFERKFPQLALWPKNISITNTELNNINNAFNKQWYSSANQLIQSLSKYDGGHIFEKLVDPKKQNCPDYYDVIKNPMSFSCIKSKLKKGQYKSPTEFIKDVQLIFDNCNLYNTSNSLVAITGKNIETYFNNQLIVTGFNNFVSKEKSINEILKKVEEENNKWNEEQEQKKKEMEQNEENMQLKEQN; encoded by the exons ATGATGTATGAAGATTTTAATACATTACCTTTAATTAAATCAATTAGAGAAGATGATTTTGATCAAGTTTTGGagtttttagaaaaaaattataaggaATATGAAGTTAAAGACggagaaataaataaaaaaacggAAATATTAGATAAGCAAACACAAGCTACACCTTTATTTTATGTTACAGCAAGAAAAAGTGATGATGAATCTGTTGAAATTTCAAAATTGCTCATTGAAAAATATGCGTTGTGTAATCCTACAACTAAAGATTTAATGAAGCAAACATGCTTATTTTATGCAGCAAGAGAAGGACATATAAACTTATGcaattatttaattgaaaaagGTTGTAACCCAAATGATTCTGACAATTTTGGTCAAACTTGTTTGTTTTATGCTTCAAGAGAAGGGAAAACAGAGTGTGTACggaatttaattaaaaaaggaGCTAATCCTAATTTATTAGATTTTAATAAACAGACTTGTTTATTTTATGCATGTAGAGATGGTAGATATGATACTGTCAAATGCTTATTAGAAAATGGAGTTAACCCGTCAATTAAAGATTCTCAAAGAAGAACGGCCTTAACTTTTGCTAAAGGAAATGGACatcaaaatattattaatcttCTTAAAAATGCTAACgtattaaataaatcaaTTAATGAACCTCATTCGCAATCAAATAACCTAAATGCTGtaaaaa gaAATTCATCATGTGTATATGGGAATAATTATCATAAtgaaagtaataataatattttaaatgctATGGGAGATAATAGTAATAttagtaatataaaaaatgaaatgatGGATATAAATGAAGTTACAAATATGAATTTGAATAATTCAACTGGAATAATTAATTCATTCTGTTTATCAAATATGTCTTCGAATAAATccaattcttttttttcagataatacaataagaaaaaagtaCAAGTTACAGTACAGACCCTTAGAACAAGAAGATCCTTTATTGTGGTTAGATGCcccattaataaaaataaaagaatttgaGAGAAAATTTCCTCAATTAGCTTTGTGGCCGaaaaatatatctattaCAAATAcagaattaaataatattaataatgctTTTAATAAACAGTGGTACAGTTCAGCAAATCAATTAATTCAGAGTTTAAGTAAATACGATGGAGGccatatttttgaaaaattagtTGATCCTAAGAAGCAGAATTGCCCAGATTATTATGATGTAATTAAAAATCCTATGTCTTTTAGCTGTATAAAAtccaaattaaaaaaaggtcAATATAAATCTCCAACAGAATTTATTAAAGACGTTCAACTAATATTTGACAACTgcaatttatataatacttCCAACTCTCTAGTTGCTATTACTGggaaaaatatagaaactTATTTTAACAATCAATTAATAGTTACAggttttaataattttgtttcaaaagaaaaaagtattaatGAAATCTTGAAAAAAgttgaagaagaaaataacaaATGGAATGAAGAACAagaacaaaagaaaaaagaaatggaGCAAAATGAAGAGAATATGCAACTAAAAGaacaaaattaa
- a CDS encoding ubiquitin-conjugating enzyme, putative, protein MNHQTSLTRKQCDFTKLIMAGYDLELNNGSTQDFDVMFHGPNGTAYEGGIWKVHVTLPDDYPFASPSIGFINKLLHPNVDEASGSVCLDVINQTWTPLYSLVNVFEVFLPQLLTYPNPSDPLNSDAASLLMKDKTIYEEKVKEYVKLYASKDLWEKQKKEKNSSNINGNLSPVSELSYVDQEVQDLDLDNL, encoded by the exons ATGAATCATCAAACGTCTTTGACGAGAAAACAATGTGATTTTACCAAGCT taTTATGGCTGGGTACGATTTAGAATTAAATAATGGAAGTACTCAAGATTTTGATGTGATGTTTCATGGGCCGAATggaa ctGCATATGAAGGAGGAATTTGGAAAGTTCATGTGACATTACCAGATGATTATCCATTTGCTTCTCCTTCAATTGGATTTATCAATAAACTTTTGCATCCAAATGTTGATGAAGCATCAGGGTCCGTTTGCCTTGATGTCATTAATCAAACTTGGACACCATTATaca gtCTTGTGAATGTTTTTGAAGTTTTTTTGCCTCAACTATTAACGTATCCAAATCCTTCTGATCCCTTAAATAGTGATGCAGCTTCTCTTTTAATGAAAGACAAAACTatttatgaagaaaaagtaaaag AATATGTTAAATTGTATGCAAGTAAGGATTTATgggaaaaacaaaaaaaagaaaaaaattcatcAAATATAAATGGTAATTTATCTCCTGTTAGTGAACTATCCTATGTTGATCAAGAAGTTCAAGATTTAGATTTAGACAAtttataa
- the TLAP2 gene encoding thioredoxin-like associated protein 2, putative yields MIYAKQRTNYEYTNPMVLNVNNLSPYKNERITDNSSIISHNRHPLQINYNRYTQKSISANQFNNQNNFSKSEKSKNYVNYYRNANNFTESPLKYSFSQFIPENKNTGKQMTTLFDNIKQREVKKNANYELNANLVRTPLTSNTKNIAPLKPYYKKIPEFFNKKKKNDLINNRMNSIEKERNKNYTTMEKVRYNNTDVSIIKKQEFQYVPLHKKGDITKKVNENSSFSQKLKKSQDAIYARKFQEKDMISEMNKILANEKKEKTEEKKINKMMELKNKKESDINKDNDYKKNKDKTNEINQKGKSINSSLDSHNNKKNRKIQFKNKTLIYINNKGILPCVISLDFNDDSINLNKGLKTFENMIIIDKSNVIRKWNGFEWEKIENNFNFFIKARYDNKGNIWCINNSYEVLKLMKNKFKNFGNLANEEIIDIGFDKKNILWCINRRGELLKWSRTKWNKIKYKGFHKLTCLSFDNKGDLWAVNSKRALAVWNKKDKCWNEKIIKDNLKISCIDFDTNGKIWVISNAGALLSYSCGNWMNFGFICLQKLISISFKKQ; encoded by the coding sequence aTGATATATGCGAAACAAAGAACCAATTATGAATATACCAATCCCATGGtattaaatgtaaataaCTTAAGTccatataaaaatgaaaggATAACTGATAATTCCTCAATAATTTCTCATAATAGACATCCCTTACAAATAAATTACAATAGATACACACAAAAAAGTATAAGCGCGAATCAATTTAATAATCAGAATAATTTTAGTAAAAgtgaaaaatcaaaaaacTATGTAAACTATTATAGAAATGCTAACAATTTCACAGAATCCCCTTTGAAATATAGTTTTTCTCAGTTTATAcctgaaaataaaaatacaggAAAGCAAATGACAACATTATTTGACAATATTAAACAAAGggaagttaaaaaaaatgccAATTATGAATTAAATGCTAATTTAGTTAGAACACCTTTAACGTCTAATACCAAAAATATTGCACCATTAAAAccatattataaaaagattcctgaattttttaataaaaaaaaaaagaatgatttaattaataatagaaTGAATTCAATAGAAAAAGAGAGAAACAAAAATTACACAACTATGGAAAAAGTAAGATACAATAATACGGATGTatcaattataaaaaaacaagaaTTTCAATACGTACCATTACATAAAAAAGGGGATATTACAAAAAAGGTAAATGAAAACTCAAGTTTCTCccaaaaattgaaaaaaagtCAAGATGCTATATACGCAAGAAAATTTCAAGAAAAAGATATGATTAGTGAGATGAATAAAATTCTtgcaaatgaaaaaaaagaaaaaacagaagaaaaaaaaataaataaaatgatggaattaaaaaataaaaaagaaagtgatataaataaagataatgattataaaaaaaataaagataaaacaaatgaaataaatcaaaaaggGAAAAGTATAAACAGTTCTTTAGATAGtcacaataataaaaaaaatagaaaaatacagtttaaaaacaaaacattaatatatataaataataaaggcATATTACCATGTGTTATTTCTTTAGATTTCAATGACGATTCAATAAATTTAAACAAAGGATTAAAAACTTTTGAAAATATGATTATTATTGACAAAAGTAATGTAATAAGAAAATGGAATGGATTTGAATgggaaaaaatagaaaacaattttaattttttcattaaagcAAGATATGATAATAAAGGTAATATTTGGTGTATAAATAATTCCTACGaagttttaaaattaatgaagaacaaatttaaaaattttggtAATTTAGCTAATGAAGAAATTATTGATATTggttttgataaaaaaaatattttatggtGTATAAATCGTAGAGGGGAATTATTAAAATGGAGTAGAACAAAAtggaataaaataaaatataaaggtTTTCATAAATTAACATGTTTATCATTTGATAATAAAGGTGATTTATGGGCTGTTAATTCAAAGAGAGCATTAGCTGTTtggaataaaaaagataagtGCTggaatgaaaaaataataaaggacaatttaaaaatatcatgTATTGACTTTGACACTAACGGTAAAATTTGGGTAATTTCAAATGCTGGAGCGTTATTATCATATTCTTGTGGAAATTGGATGAACTTTGGATTTATATGTTTACAGAAATTAATTTCTATAAGCTTTAAAAAgcaataa
- a CDS encoding apicoplast ribosomal protein L27 precursor, putative — translation MRIHFLYIFLVLIKYAINAKINPNTKKLGMYLGYMRKGSNLKIIPHKKKKLYINNIYLFRRRNSDVHKTFKYNLFIKNNYLKRYFIKNSHMKVKIIKFRNLNKLWAKKKGVGSTKNGRDSNPKNLGVKILGNNFAYPGNIIVRQRGRTFKPGYGVKQGRDFTLVATRAGKVNFFKGTVSIIDVSEPKQMTFKDIYQENPTILSLSKMWTSA, via the coding sequence ATGagaattcattttttatatatatttcttgtACTAATTAAATATGCTATTAATGCAAAAATAAATCCTAACACCAAGAAATTAGGAATGTATTTAGGATATATGAGAAAAGGCtccaatttaaaaataattcctcataaaaaaaaaaaattatacattaataatatatatttgttcaGGAGAAGAAATAGCGATGTACATAaaacttttaaatataatttatttattaaaaataactatttaaaaagatattttataaaaaattctcatatgaaagtgaaaataattaaatttaggaatttaaataaattatgggctaaaaaaaaaggtgtAGGAAGCACTAAAAATGGTAGAGATAGTAATCCTAAAAACTTAGGTGTAAAAATATTAGGAAATAATTTTGCTTATCCTGGTAATATTATAGTAAGGCAAAGAGGACGCACATTCAAACCTGGTTACGGGGTAAAGCAAGGAAGAGATTTTACATTAGTCGCCACTAGGGCAGGAAAAGTGAATTTTTTTAAGGGAACTGTAAGTATTATTGATGTTAGTGAACCGAAACAAATGACATTCAAAGACATATACCAAGAAAATCCAACAATATTAAGTCTGTCAAAAATGTGGACTTCAgcttaa
- a CDS encoding plasmepsin VII, putative — protein sequence MNTINFFINIFFILNIYFIKSTLALKKGRSDIYLSSNTNIQNVKSLNSNPFKTFDNLTKELFLELNEIDNVMLIKLNKQDIPSKKLSTYYGKVTIGENPESYFNVLFDTGSSEFWIPFETCKSSQCNLHKKYKKSKTFKYKYDKKGLPSILEIDYLSGKVVGFDGYDTVKLGKDLIIPNTNISFATNIDIPILEDFKWDGIIGLGFENEDSRNRGIKPFLDHLAYENILKEKNYKNQFGYYLSDEEGYITFGGIDKRLKKSPEENIVWTPVSTDMGFWTIDILGIRKEKILNLEEKKDDELIVKYEGFHDGGKKSIVDTGSFLIYAPKNTMENYLSDLKINSCDDKYKLPYIIFQLRAKETSKVNGLAVIELVLSPNDYVIEYINELNSTKECIIGIQADEQFEEDHINGWTLGQVFLKSYYTIFDKDNLQIGFARSKQKFFNDNYLNKSFINLRTKKKKKKNYNGPL from the exons ATGAATAcaattaacttttttataaatatattttttattttaaatatttattttattaaatcaaCACTAGCTTTAAAAAAAGGGCGTAGTGATATTTATTTATCGTCAAATACAAATATACAAAATGTTAAAAGTTTGAATTCAAATCCTTTCAAAACTTTTGATAATTTAACAAAAGAATTGTTTTtagaattaaatgaaatCGATAATGTgatgttaataaaattaaataagcaAGATATACCATCAAAAAAACTATCTACCTATTATGGGAAGGTAACAATAGGAGAAAATCCAGAAAGttattttaatgttttatttGATACAGGTTCATCAGAATTTTGGATTCCTTTTGAAACATGTAAGAGTTCACAATgtaatttacataaaaaatataaaaaaagtaagacatttaaatataagtATGATAAAAAAGGATTACCAAGTATTTTAGAAATAGATTATTTGAGTGGCAAAGTAGTTGGATTTGATG GTTATGATACAGTAAAATTAGGAAAAGATCTAATAATTCCTAATACAAACATTTCATTTGCt ACAAATATAGACATACCCATTTTAGAGGATTTCAAGTgg gaTGGTATAATAGGTTTAGGATTTGAAAATGAGGATTCAAGAAACCGTGGAATAAAACCTTT TTTAGACCATTTAGCATACGAAAACATcttaaaagagaaaaattataagaatcAATTTGGTTATTATTTATCAGATGAAG aaGGATATATAACATTTGGTGGTATAGataaaagattaaaaaaatcaCCTGAAGAAAACATTGT TTGGACTCCAGTTTCTACTGATATGGGCTTTTGGACAa TTGATATATTAGGAATtcgaaaagaaaaaattcttaatttGGAAGAAAAGAAAGATGACGAATTAATAGTTAAATATGAAGGTTTTCATGATGGAGGAAAAAAGTCAATAGTTGATACAggatcttttttaatatatgctCCAAAAAATACTATGGAAAACTACTTAAgtgatttaaaaataaattcatgtgatgataaatataaactGCCTTACATAATTTTTCAGTTAAGAGCAAAAGAAACAAGTAAAGTTAATGGATTAGCAGTTATTGAATTAGTTTTGTCTCCTAATGATTACGTAATTGAATATATAAACGAATTAAATTCTACAAAAGAATGTATCATAGGTATACAAGCTGATGAACAATTTGAGGAAGATCATATAAATGGGTGGACCCTAGGACAggtttttttaaaatcataCTACACCATTTTTGATAAGGATAATCTACAAATAGGTTTTGCTAGAAGCAAACAAAAgttttttaatgataattatttaaacaaatcatttattaatttgagaacaaaaaaaaaaaaaaaaaaaaattacaatgggccattataa
- a CDS encoding Sec1 family protein, putative, whose product MSLNIQEQQKNSAIRMLNLNDYNENLNNSGNILYYSHDKIWKILIYDYEGQNILAPLLKVGNLRHHGVTLNLNINKERNTIPEVNAVYLIDNNKENIDKVIRDMINNMYGSYYINFLSYVSDENLEYFASECVKNNIVSYVSRITDRYLKFISLSSTTFSLNIPFCFKILHETNDELIQNVMDKITEGLISFLVTLGVVPIIRVSSNLSYPSKAIAEKLHKKIYELLNLRSTNNFVFNSKNIQRPLLILADRDVDLSIMIQHSWTYQALIHDIFDIKLNKISLHQNNLNDKNKVVKSYDIDSNDTFFLNNCNKPFPEVANNISECLNNYNDKMKNLNKNDKMNNDNLTGGLMSAMNILPEMTEHKRLLDMHTNILTELIKEIKERELDKFYENEFDFECSNDKICIQYMNNILNSSKGNNYDKYRAFLCLYLAKRNLNSQTVDSFIQQLKNLGVDTSSVNFIKQLEKYKSMNINININSQLNQANNTTFKQHLNTYSNIFIDKGFNILQGAKNLLPKRRDIKITKLVETLLENKPSSLNDQFIYIDPKIPPNNQMDKLFIKQENIKDCIIFMIGGGNYIEVSALKDLEEKLNKKIIYGTTDFIRPINFVEELNEIGKTFAA is encoded by the coding sequence ATGTCATTAAATATTCAAgaacaacaaaaaaatagtGCAATTCGTAtgttaaatttaaatgattataatgaaaatctAAATAATAGTGggaatatattatattattcacatgataaaatatggaaaatattaatttatgatTATGAGGGACAAAATATTTTAGCACCACTTTTAAAGGTAGGAAATTTAAGACATCATGGTGTGacattaaatttaaatataaataaagaaagaaataCTATCCCTGAAGTTAATGCTGTATATTTAATAGATAACAATAAGGAAAATATAGATAAAGTAATTAGAGATATGATAAATAATATGTATGGTAGTTATTATATTAACTTTCTTTCATATGTTAGCGATGAAAATTTAGAATATTTTGCTAGTGAATGcgttaaaaataatatagtaTCATATGTTTCAAGAATAACAGAcagatatttaaaatttattagtcTATCAAGTACaactttttctttaaatatacCATTTTGCTTCAAAATTTTACATGAAACAAATGATGAGCTAATACAGAATGTTATGGATAAAATAACAGAGggattaatttcttttttagtaACATTAGGTGTAGTTCCAATTATAAGGGTTTCGTCAAATCTATCATATCCTTCAAAAGCTATTGCTGAAAAAttgcataaaaaaatttatgagtTACTTAATTTAAGATCTACgaataattttgtttttaactCAAAAAATATTCAGAGACCCTTATTAATTTTGGCTGATAGAGATGTTGATTTAAGTATAATGATACAACATTCTTGGACATATCAAGCTTTAATTCATGACATATTTGATATaaagttaaataaaataagtttacatcaaaataatttaaatgataaaaataaggtAGTAAAAAGTTATGATATTGATAGTAAtgatacattttttttaaataattgtaaTAAGCCTTTTCCAGAGGTTGCTAATAACATTAGTGAatgtttaaataattataatgataaaatgaaaaatttaaacaaaaatgataaaatgaataatgaTAACTTAACAGGAGGGTTAATGTCCGCTATGAATATATTACCTGAAATGACTGAACATAAAAGATTATTAGATATGCatacaaatatattaacagagttaataaaagaaattaaagaaCGAGAATTAgataaattttatgaaaatgaatTTGATTTTGAATGTTCGAATGATAAAATATGCATAcaatatatgaataatatattaaattcatCAAAAGGAAATAATTATGACAAATATAGGGCCTTTTTGTGTCTATATTTGGctaaaagaaatttaaattCTCAAACAGTTGATTCTTTTATTcaacaattaaaaaatttgggTGTAGATACTTCTTCAGTCAATTTTATCAAACAATTAGAAAAGTATAAATctatgaatataaatataaatataaattccCAGTTAAATCAAGCAAATAACACTACTTTTAAACAGCATCTAAATACATATAGCAATATATTTATTGACAAAggttttaatatattacaaGGAGCAAAAAATTTATTGCCAAAAAGAagagatataaaaataacaaaactAGTAGAAActttattagaaaataaacCTTCATCATTAAATGATCAATTTATCTACATTGATCCAAAAATTCCACCAAATAACCAAATGGATAAATTATTCATCAaacaagaaaatataaaagactgtattatttttatgattgGGGGAGGAAACTATATAGAAGTTTCAGCTTTAAAAGatttagaagaaaaattaaataaaaaaattatttacgGAACAACTGACTTTATAAGACCAATAAATTTTGTTGAGGAATTAAATGAAATCGGAAAAACTTTCGCAgcataa